In bacterium, the genomic window ACACTTCACCCGTAAAAATGCCTCAGAACATATTGAAAAAACCGTGCGTTCCGCTGTGGCCAATATCATGCAGGCCAAACCGGGTGCTGATACGCACAGCTTATTTGTCAAAGAAATTTTTGTAGATGGCGGGCCGATGCTCAAACGCGGCCGTGCGGGTTCGATGGGACGCCGCTCGATGATCCGCCGTCGTACCGCCCACATCACTGTGGTCGTCGCGGAAAAAGCGTAACAGATCGTTTAACGATACAAGTTTAACGGAGGAATACTTTGGGACAGAAAACGAATCCGATCGGTTTCCGGTTGGGAGTCATCAAAACTTGGAACTCGAGCTGGTTTGATGAAAAAAACTTTGCTGACAAACTTCAGGAAGATCTCACGTTGCGTAATTATCTGCGCAAACGTCTTCCCAAAGATGCGCGCGTGACGAAAATCGCCATTGACCGCATCAAAAAGGAAACCGAAGTCATCACGATCACGATCCACACCGCACGCCCGGGTATTGTCATCGGTCGTAAAGGCAAAGATGTCGATCAACTTCGCGAAGAGCTTAAGAAAATCACCGGTAAAGAAATTCGTTTGAATATTTCCGAAATCAAAGTTCCCGAAGTGGATTCGTACCTTGTCGCGGCTGACATTGCACGTCAGATCGAAAGCCAGATTCCCTATCGCCGCGCTATGAAAAATGCGACACGCGCCGCGATGCGTATGGGCGCTGAAGGTATCCGTGTGGCTATGTCCGGTCGCCTTGGCGGCGCCGAAATGGCACGCGCCGACCGCTATGCCGAAGGCCGCGTACCGTTGCATACCTTACGTGCAGATATCGATTTTGCATATGGCACAGCTCAGACCACCTACGGCCAGATCGGCGTCAAAGTGTGGATCTGCAAAGGCGAAGTGCTGGACACGATGGAAACCAAGTAGGCTCAATCAGAGAAATTTTGCTCCAGGAGAACTGATACATGTTACAACCTAAGAAGGTTAAATTTAGAAGACATCACCGCGGCAAAATGCGCGGCAAAGCTACCCGCGGAGCGGATGTGAGCTTTGGTACCTACGGCCTCAAAGCTATGGAATGCGGATGGATCACAAGCCGTCAGATCGAAGCGGCGCGTATCGCGATGACACGCTATATCAAACGCGGCGGTAAAATTTGGATTCGTATATTTCCCGATAAACCGGTTACGAAAAAACCTTTAGAAGTACGTATGGGATCCGGTAAAGGCGCGCCTGAGTTTTGGGTCTCGGTGATCAAACCCGGCCGTGTCATGTTCGAAATCGACGGTGTGACTGAAGAGCTTGCAAAAGAAGCGTTTCGTTTGGCGGCATTCAAACTTCCGCTCAAGTCGAAATTCGTCACCCGTGGTCAAGTTCACGCGTAATTATAACCGGAAGAGACAGATATCATGAAAGCACATGAAGTACGAGGATTGCCCGTCGAAGAATTAAAGGGCATGATCAACGAAGCGGAAACCAATCTGGTCAAGATGCGCTTTACCAATGCGGTAGGCCAGCTGGAAAAGAAAACGGATCTGCGTTCGACCAAAAAAGAAATTGCCATCGTTAAAACCGTCATGCGGGAAGAAACGTTGAAAACCGAATTGGCGGAAGCGGCGAAAATACTGGAAGCCGTGGTAAGTAAACATCAGATCAAAGGTATTCCGACGCTCAAGGGTGAAAAACTCAATACCGACAAAGCGGCTTTGCGTAAAGCGGTACGTCTTTTGGAGTCCAATCCCAAACGTTCCCTTTTTGTCAAGGAATACAAAGCGCTCAAAGAGATCGCGCACGGTTAAGGAAAAACTTTAGATATAAGTATAAATCGTATTGGAGAAGCATTCCATGTCCGAACAAGCGGAAAATAAGACCACGGAAAGAAATCGCCGCAAGGTGCGTATCGGTACCGTCGTCAG contains:
- the rplV gene encoding 50S ribosomal protein L22 → MMEAKAITKYLRISPRKVRRVAELVRGKNTEEAISILHFTRKNASEHIEKTVRSAVANIMQAKPGADTHSLFVKEIFVDGGPMLKRGRAGSMGRRSMIRRRTAHITVVVAEKA
- the rpsC gene encoding 30S ribosomal protein S3, with translation MGQKTNPIGFRLGVIKTWNSSWFDEKNFADKLQEDLTLRNYLRKRLPKDARVTKIAIDRIKKETEVITITIHTARPGIVIGRKGKDVDQLREELKKITGKEIRLNISEIKVPEVDSYLVAADIARQIESQIPYRRAMKNATRAAMRMGAEGIRVAMSGRLGGAEMARADRYAEGRVPLHTLRADIDFAYGTAQTTYGQIGVKVWICKGEVLDTMETK
- the rplP gene encoding 50S ribosomal protein L16 gives rise to the protein MLQPKKVKFRRHHRGKMRGKATRGADVSFGTYGLKAMECGWITSRQIEAARIAMTRYIKRGGKIWIRIFPDKPVTKKPLEVRMGSGKGAPEFWVSVIKPGRVMFEIDGVTEELAKEAFRLAAFKLPLKSKFVTRGQVHA
- the rpmC gene encoding 50S ribosomal protein L29 is translated as MKAHEVRGLPVEELKGMINEAETNLVKMRFTNAVGQLEKKTDLRSTKKEIAIVKTVMREETLKTELAEAAKILEAVVSKHQIKGIPTLKGEKLNTDKAALRKAVRLLESNPKRSLFVKEYKALKEIAHG